The Sinomicrobium kalidii genome contains a region encoding:
- a CDS encoding DUF2911 domain-containing protein — protein sequence MKKHILALCGLVLASFTASAQVQTPAPSPSAKIEQRVGLTDITLEYSRPAMRGRTIFGDLVPYGEVWRTGANENTKITFSDDVTIGGKELKKGTYAIYTIPNASSWEVIFYTDANNWGNPQKWDDSKVALKTTVSAESMPFDIESFTMLFGDITNDSAMLDILWERTYAGLKIEVPTEEKAMASIEGALNGPSARDYYSAAVYYLEEDKDIDKAREWIDKAAGMQEEVPFWMLRQKSLIYHKAGDKKGAIEAAKKSLTAAEKAGNSDYVKMNKDALKEWGAL from the coding sequence ATGAAAAAACACATTTTAGCGTTGTGCGGTCTTGTTTTGGCCTCATTTACGGCCTCCGCACAGGTACAAACGCCCGCACCAAGCCCTTCGGCAAAGATAGAGCAGCGGGTGGGACTGACTGATATTACCCTGGAATATTCCCGTCCAGCCATGCGAGGCCGGACCATTTTCGGTGACCTGGTACCTTACGGGGAGGTTTGGCGTACAGGAGCTAATGAGAATACGAAAATTACATTCAGTGATGACGTTACCATAGGTGGAAAGGAACTGAAAAAAGGGACTTATGCCATTTATACGATTCCCAATGCATCTTCCTGGGAAGTTATTTTTTATACGGATGCCAATAACTGGGGCAATCCCCAAAAATGGGACGACAGCAAGGTGGCCCTGAAAACCACGGTTTCGGCGGAAAGCATGCCGTTTGACATTGAGTCTTTTACCATGTTGTTCGGTGATATTACCAATGATTCTGCCATGCTCGATATCCTTTGGGAACGAACGTATGCAGGTCTGAAGATCGAAGTGCCTACCGAAGAAAAGGCTATGGCAAGTATAGAAGGTGCCCTGAATGGTCCTTCTGCGCGCGACTATTATTCTGCGGCCGTATATTACCTTGAGGAAGACAAAGATATCGATAAAGCCAGGGAATGGATAGACAAAGCTGCGGGAATGCAGGAAGAAGTGCCCTTCTGGATGTTGCGGCAGAAGTCGCTGATCTATCACAAGGCAGGGGACAAAAAAGGGGCTATCGAAGCTGCCAAAAAATCTTTGACCGCTGCCGAAAAAGCCGGAAATTCTGACTATGTGAAAATGAATAAGGATGCATTAAAGGAATGGGGAGCTCTGTAA
- a CDS encoding helix-turn-helix domain-containing protein, with the protein MSDRGTYIAYRIAVPPEFEEAFTHFYFAGNASGSSVQKSLLPSYQTILVFNFGGKVLLQSGEQETEVGKCLVLGPVKKAFDYTLSPGAEILVVNFKDDAFYRFFGRAMIDENLMPDPDELTGENCFSGLWKKLDELTDNEQRVRFILEFCSPYLKDRNIVGHRLANFDHDNLDIVKTVASATGQSPRNIQLQHKKRMGYSAREIGRYRRFLKAIEMIQQHTANASAVDWPDIIHECGYYDQSQLIHDFRHYLNLSPTKYLKFQKEICNPVS; encoded by the coding sequence GTGTCGGACCGCGGAACATATATAGCATATCGTATAGCAGTACCTCCTGAATTTGAGGAGGCCTTTACCCATTTTTATTTCGCGGGAAATGCTTCCGGCAGCTCAGTGCAAAAAAGTCTGTTGCCTTCTTATCAGACCATACTTGTTTTTAATTTCGGCGGAAAAGTATTGCTGCAGTCCGGAGAGCAGGAAACGGAAGTGGGGAAATGCCTTGTACTGGGACCTGTAAAAAAGGCTTTTGATTATACATTGTCGCCGGGAGCTGAAATACTGGTCGTCAATTTTAAGGATGATGCCTTCTATCGTTTTTTCGGAAGAGCGATGATTGATGAAAACCTGATGCCCGACCCGGATGAATTGACCGGGGAGAATTGTTTTTCCGGTTTGTGGAAAAAACTGGATGAGCTGACTGACAATGAACAACGTGTACGTTTTATCCTTGAGTTTTGCAGCCCCTATTTAAAAGACAGGAACATCGTAGGCCATCGCCTGGCGAACTTTGACCACGATAACCTTGACATTGTAAAAACAGTGGCATCAGCCACCGGACAGAGCCCGAGGAACATACAATTACAGCATAAAAAACGCATGGGCTATTCGGCAAGGGAAATTGGGCGTTATCGCCGTTTTCTGAAGGCCATTGAAATGATACAGCAACATACGGCAAACGCTTCTGCAGTAGATTGGCCGGATATTATCCACGAATGCGGGTATTATGACCAAAGTCAGCTGATTCATGACTTCAGGCATTATCTTAACCTTAGTCCGACAAAATACCTGAAATTCCAGAAAGAGATCTGTAACCCTGTAAGTTAG
- a CDS encoding thiol-disulfide oxidoreductase DCC family protein — translation MENYLFRIHMDTIEKNKKIILFDGVCNLCNASVQFVIKRDKKDVFRFAALQSEQGQQLLVERNIDPDETDSIVLIEPGVAYYTRSRAAIEIASELGGGWRLLRIFEYILPTSLRDSLYNFIARNRYKWFGRKDQCMIPTPELKAKFLG, via the coding sequence ATGGAAAACTACCTGTTCCGGATTCATATGGATACCATAGAAAAAAACAAGAAAATTATTCTTTTTGACGGCGTGTGCAACCTGTGCAACGCTTCCGTACAATTTGTCATCAAGAGGGATAAAAAAGATGTTTTTCGCTTTGCCGCCCTGCAAAGTGAACAGGGGCAGCAGTTGCTGGTCGAAAGAAACATTGACCCGGACGAAACCGACTCCATTGTTCTCATCGAACCCGGTGTGGCCTACTACACCAGGTCCCGGGCCGCTATCGAGATCGCTTCGGAACTGGGCGGCGGGTGGCGGTTGTTGCGTATATTTGAATATATCCTTCCCACATCACTCAGGGATAGTCTTTATAATTTCATCGCCAGAAACCGCTATAAATGGTTTGGCAGAAAAGATCAGTGCATGATCCCCACTCCTGAGCTAAAAGCCAAGTTCCTCGGGTAA
- a CDS encoding amidohydrolase: MKTHAAFLALLLCVVFPVSAQNGMNANKKAVINSVENHSDKLIEISDKIWAHAETAFRETASSKLLADYAEANGFTVERGVAEMPTAFVATYGSGSPVIGILGEFDALPGISQKAQPVKAPLEEGKPGHGCGHNLFGTGSLGAAIAVKELIKSGKLKGTIKFYGTPAEEKYFGKLWMAREGLFDNLDVCLDWHPSAETVADVQSSLALVDFTVEFFGEAAHASADPWNGKSASDGLELYTTGMNFLREHIKPTVRIHYHIQDGGQVVNVVPEYARVWTRVRDTKREGMLEVYERVKKIAEGAAMMAGVDYKISLVSGLHEVLVNRAGGTIMQKNLELLGPITYTKEEINFAKKIQEATGKPQIGMDSEIRPLEETKEHPGGGSTDVGDVSWVVPEIRLGVTTAPKDTPWHSWAVVACGGMSIGHKGMTYAAKAMGMTIVDLLEAPQKVEAVKEEFRERKGNAEYEAILPDGPPPIDGE; the protein is encoded by the coding sequence ATGAAAACACATGCTGCTTTTCTCGCACTGCTTCTGTGCGTTGTTTTTCCCGTTTCTGCCCAAAACGGGATGAATGCTAACAAAAAGGCTGTTATCAATTCCGTGGAAAATCATTCGGACAAACTCATTGAGATCAGCGACAAGATATGGGCACATGCCGAAACGGCTTTCCGGGAAACAGCATCATCCAAACTTCTGGCGGATTACGCTGAAGCCAACGGTTTTACCGTAGAAAGAGGTGTAGCCGAAATGCCGACCGCCTTTGTTGCTACTTACGGATCGGGAAGCCCGGTAATTGGTATCCTGGGGGAATTTGATGCCCTTCCCGGAATTTCCCAAAAGGCACAACCCGTCAAAGCACCTCTGGAAGAGGGAAAACCGGGCCACGGATGCGGGCATAACCTTTTTGGCACCGGAAGCCTGGGCGCTGCAATAGCCGTAAAAGAACTGATAAAATCCGGGAAGCTCAAAGGAACGATCAAATTTTACGGCACACCTGCCGAAGAAAAATATTTCGGGAAATTATGGATGGCCCGTGAAGGCCTCTTTGATAACCTGGATGTCTGCCTGGACTGGCACCCTTCCGCAGAAACCGTGGCCGACGTCCAGAGTTCCCTGGCCCTCGTGGACTTTACCGTGGAATTTTTCGGGGAGGCTGCCCATGCTTCAGCCGATCCCTGGAACGGTAAAAGTGCTTCCGACGGCCTGGAACTGTACACCACAGGAATGAATTTTCTCCGGGAACATATCAAACCGACGGTACGGATACATTACCACATCCAGGATGGCGGACAGGTGGTTAACGTGGTACCGGAATACGCCAGGGTATGGACCCGGGTACGGGATACCAAAAGGGAAGGCATGCTCGAAGTCTACGAAAGGGTGAAAAAGATCGCAGAAGGTGCAGCAATGATGGCCGGGGTGGATTATAAGATCTCACTGGTTTCCGGACTTCATGAAGTGCTGGTCAACCGGGCCGGAGGAACCATCATGCAAAAAAACCTGGAACTGCTGGGTCCCATTACCTATACCAAAGAAGAAATTAACTTTGCCAAAAAGATCCAGGAAGCTACCGGTAAACCACAGATAGGCATGGACAGTGAAATACGTCCTCTGGAAGAAACCAAAGAACACCCCGGCGGCGGATCGACCGACGTGGGCGACGTAAGCTGGGTAGTCCCTGAAATAAGACTGGGGGTAACCACCGCCCCCAAAGATACGCCCTGGCACTCGTGGGCCGTAGTGGCCTGCGGCGGAATGTCCATCGGGCACAAGGGAATGACCTACGCCGCCAAAGCCATGGGTATGACCATCGTTGATCTTCTGGAGGCCCCTCAAAAAGTAGAAGCTGTAAAGGAGGAATTCAGGGAACGCAAGGGAAATGCAGAATACGAGGCCATACTACCGGACGGCCCGCCCCCGATAGATGGTGAATAA